Proteins encoded in a region of the Clostridium beijerinckii genome:
- the prmC gene encoding peptide chain release factor N(5)-glutamine methyltransferase → MERRDVGGQAVIEGVMMRGSKNLATAVRTPKGNIEIDFKDNRPVTKKYPILNIPFLRGFFVLVESMKVGMESLNYSASFLEEDNEEPSKFEKWLDDKLGEKANSVLMAITMFISFLFAIGLFVALPTGIASVFKGAGISNVMLNLIEALIRIVILLLYMFFISKLNDIYRVFQYHGAEHKTIFCYEAMEELTVENVRKQSRLHPRCGTNFLFLVMFVSIIVFSFTGWGGIVERLALRIVLIPVVTGISYEIIKWLGKNDSILAQIIAYPGLKLQLLTTKEPDDSQIEVAIASLKAAEGIKDPNKNIEELIKTGTSTLKENGIDTARLDAELLLGNIIEKDRVYLITHKEDEVSKEDAEKYFDLIEKRRNKMPVKYILNKCEFMGIEFYVEEGVLIPRGDTEILVDEVLKIIEENQEMEICDLCSGSGAVGISLAHFRQNIKVDLIDYYPIPEKVSLINIEKNKLEDRVFFIKSDLLEESIKNNKMYDIIVSNPPYIEECEIEKLMEDVKNYEPHTALSGGNDGLDFYRKIIDQSQYTLRENGILAFEIGYNQGEAVKLLMENNGFTNVKIVKDFASLDRVVVGIKI, encoded by the coding sequence ATGGAAAGACGTGATGTTGGAGGGCAAGCTGTCATAGAAGGTGTTATGATGAGAGGAAGTAAAAATCTTGCGACGGCTGTTAGAACTCCTAAAGGGAATATAGAAATAGATTTTAAAGATAATAGACCAGTGACAAAAAAATATCCGATTTTAAATATACCTTTTCTTAGAGGTTTTTTTGTACTAGTAGAATCAATGAAGGTTGGAATGGAATCATTAAACTACTCAGCATCATTTTTGGAAGAAGATAATGAAGAACCTTCTAAATTTGAAAAATGGTTAGATGACAAACTGGGAGAAAAGGCTAATAGTGTATTAATGGCAATAACTATGTTTATTTCTTTTCTTTTTGCCATAGGACTTTTCGTTGCATTGCCAACAGGCATAGCATCAGTTTTCAAAGGTGCAGGTATTTCCAATGTAATGCTGAACCTGATTGAAGCTCTTATAAGAATAGTGATTCTCTTGCTTTACATGTTTTTTATAAGCAAACTTAACGATATATATAGAGTGTTTCAATACCACGGAGCTGAACATAAGACGATATTCTGTTATGAAGCTATGGAAGAATTAACAGTAGAGAATGTTAGAAAACAGTCAAGATTACATCCAAGATGCGGTACTAACTTTTTGTTTTTGGTAATGTTTGTTAGCATTATAGTATTTTCTTTTACTGGGTGGGGTGGAATTGTTGAAAGGTTAGCTCTTAGAATTGTTCTTATACCAGTAGTTACAGGGATTAGCTATGAGATAATAAAATGGCTTGGTAAAAATGACAGCATACTAGCTCAAATAATAGCGTATCCTGGTCTTAAGTTGCAACTGTTAACAACTAAAGAACCAGATGATTCCCAAATTGAAGTAGCTATTGCATCGTTGAAAGCAGCAGAAGGAATAAAAGATCCAAATAAAAATATTGAAGAGTTAATAAAAACTGGTACATCGACATTAAAAGAAAATGGAATAGATACTGCTAGGTTAGATGCAGAGCTATTGTTAGGAAATATTATTGAAAAAGATAGGGTTTATTTAATTACACATAAAGAAGATGAAGTGAGTAAGGAAGATGCTGAAAAGTATTTTGATTTGATTGAAAAACGTAGAAATAAAATGCCAGTAAAATATATTCTAAATAAATGTGAATTTATGGGTATCGAATTTTATGTTGAAGAAGGTGTTTTAATACCAAGAGGGGATACAGAGATACTTGTAGATGAAGTTCTTAAAATTATAGAAGAAAATCAAGAAATGGAAATATGCGATTTGTGTTCTGGGTCAGGTGCGGTTGGTATATCATTAGCACATTTTAGGCAAAATATAAAAGTTGATTTAATAGACTATTATCCTATTCCTGAAAAAGTATCACTAATTAATATAGAGAAAAATAAGTTAGAAGATAGGGTTTTCTTTATAAAAAGTGATTTGTTAGAAGAGTCGATAAAAAATAATAAAATGTATGATATTATAGTATCAAATCCTCCGTATATTGAGGAATGTGAAATTGAGAAATTAATGGAGGATGTAAAAAATTATGAACCGCACACTGCATTAAGCGGTGGAAATGACGGATTAGATTTTTATAGAAAAATAATTGACCAAAGCCAATATACATTGAGAGAAAATGGGATATTAGCATTTGAAATAGGATATAATCAAGGAGAAGCGGTAAAACTATTAATGGAAAATAACGGTTTTACTAATGTTAAAATTGTTAAAGATTTTGCTAGCCTTGATAGGGTGGTAGTTGGAATTAAAATTTAA
- the prfA gene encoding peptide chain release factor 1, translating to MLLDKLEFIENKYDELSVKISDPSIMQNQNEWRKLCKEHADLEVIVNSYREYKKVVEDLKANKEMLSGESDKEMREMLNEEIADLTNREEQLETEIQILLLPKDPNDDKNVFVEIRGGAGGEEAALFAYNLFRMYTRYAETQRWGVEIMSLNETDLGGFKEVVFMIKGNGAYSKLKYESGVHRVQRVPDTESSGRIHTSTATVAVLPEVDDVEIEVADKDVRIDVFRASGNGGQCVNTTDSAVRITHLPTGLVVSCQDEKSQLKNKEKAMKVLKSRLYEQAERERAEGIAEDRKSQVGTGDRSERIRTYNYPQGRITDHRIGLTLYKLDTFLGGDIDEMINALITADQAEKMKLMGNTQM from the coding sequence ATGTTATTAGATAAATTAGAATTTATAGAAAACAAATATGATGAATTATCAGTGAAAATAAGTGATCCATCAATTATGCAGAATCAGAATGAATGGAGAAAACTATGTAAGGAACATGCTGACTTAGAAGTTATAGTTAATAGCTATAGGGAATATAAGAAAGTAGTTGAAGATTTAAAAGCTAACAAAGAAATGTTAAGCGGTGAAAGCGATAAAGAGATGAGAGAAATGTTAAATGAAGAAATAGCTGATCTCACAAATAGAGAAGAACAACTAGAAACAGAAATACAAATTTTATTATTACCAAAAGATCCTAATGATGATAAGAACGTATTTGTTGAAATCAGAGGGGGTGCAGGCGGTGAAGAAGCTGCACTATTTGCATACAATTTATTTAGAATGTATACAAGATATGCTGAAACTCAACGATGGGGCGTAGAAATCATGAGTTTGAATGAAACAGATCTTGGTGGTTTTAAAGAAGTTGTTTTTATGATCAAAGGTAATGGCGCTTATTCTAAATTAAAATATGAAAGTGGAGTGCATAGAGTACAAAGAGTACCAGATACTGAATCAAGTGGAAGGATTCATACTTCAACAGCTACAGTAGCAGTGCTACCAGAAGTAGATGATGTTGAAATAGAAGTTGCAGATAAAGATGTTAGAATAGACGTATTTAGAGCTTCAGGAAATGGAGGACAGTGCGTTAATACTACAGACTCAGCTGTTAGAATTACTCACTTGCCTACAGGGCTTGTAGTTTCATGTCAAGATGAAAAGTCACAATTAAAAAATAAAGAAAAAGCTATGAAAGTTTTAAAATCAAGATTATATGAACAGGCAGAAAGAGAAAGAGCAGAAGGAATAGCAGAAGATAGAAAGAGCCAAGTTGGAACTGGGGATAGAAGTGAAAGAATTAGAACATATAATTATCCTCAAGGAAGAATTACAGACCACAGAATAGGACTAACTTTATATAAGTTAGATACATTTTTGGGTGGAGATATTGATGAAATGATAAATGCACTTATTACAGCTGACCAAGCTGAAAAGATGAAATTAATGGGAAACACACAAATGTAA